GCCGTCCTTTGTGGTTCGGCCGATCGGGGCCGAGCGGGCGGAAGAATGCGAGACGCTGCATGGCGCCTCCTTCGCCTTTGGCTGGTCCAAGATCGATTTCGAGAGCTATCTCACCGATCCGCACATCATCGCCGACGGCGCGGTGGCGGAGGGCGCGCGCGGCAAGCTCGGCGGCTTCATCCTGTCGCGCCTTTTGCCCCCGGACTCCGAGGTTCTGACTTTCGCGGTCGACCCGGCCCGCCGGGGCGCGGGCCTCGGCCGCATGATCCTCGACAAGCATCTGGAAAATCTGGAGCGCGGCGGCGCGAGGCTGGTCTTTCTGGAAGTCGCCGACGACAACGACGCGGCGCTGAAGCTCTATTTCCGCGTCGGCTTCAAGGAGATCGGCCGGCGGGAGAATTATTACCAGCGCGCCGACGGGACGAAGCGCGCGGCGGTGAATTTGCGATTGGAGATGTGAGGCGCCGTAGCGCCTCACCAGTTTCAGGTCACCGATATTTCGCGATGATCGTCTCGCTCGCCTTCTCGCTGATCATGTAGACGGAAGCGAGAATGAAAAGGCCGGGAATCCGGGGAAAGACCGAGGCGTCGACCACTCGCAGATTCCTGGCGCCGCGCACCTGGAATTCCTTGTCGAGCACCGCCATCGGATCGCCGTCGGGGCCGATCCGGCAGGTGCAGGAGGCATGGTGGCCCCAGGCGTTTTTCTTGACATATTCCCGCAGATCTTCGCCGAGTTGGGGCGCGACTTGCGCCGCGAGGACGCCATCGTCGATGAGCGAGCGGTTGATCTCCAGCGCGAACTCGACGCCGTCGATGACCGCCTGCAAATCCTCGCCACTCCCGCCGTCTTCTTTGCTCTCGTCAAAATATTTGAAGTTGATATTGGGCGTGTCGAAAGGGTCGGCCGTTCTGAGCGTGACCTCGCCCGAGGCGTTCCTGGTGTGGCCCTTCAGCACCGCCCAGGTGAAATAGT
The nucleotide sequence above comes from Methylocystis parvus OBBP. Encoded proteins:
- a CDS encoding GNAT family N-acetyltransferase; translation: MSLLTSFFAKPSFVVRPIGAERAEECETLHGASFAFGWSKIDFESYLTDPHIIADGAVAEGARGKLGGFILSRLLPPDSEVLTFAVDPARRGAGLGRMILDKHLENLERGGARLVFLEVADDNDAALKLYFRVGFKEIGRRENYYQRADGTKRAAVNLRLEM